From Cataglyphis hispanica isolate Lineage 1 chromosome 3, ULB_Chis1_1.0, whole genome shotgun sequence, a single genomic window includes:
- the LOC126848492 gene encoding LOW QUALITY PROTEIN: centrosomal protein of 162 kDa-like (The sequence of the model RefSeq protein was modified relative to this genomic sequence to represent the inferred CDS: inserted 2 bases in 1 codon), giving the protein MSSYAGKSPQIEDLISSEDDTLGSSVSLSVGENSVRIKKKIKPIREQLSTDKKDTQDKWWLKRPETRLDVLSAKNADAKMKQSPTPTSDVSSSMKEFLEKERMCKIVSKSEGEVKDKDDTLCDILASVAFDKYPSDFENATDEDIGSILEEMSKIADALSPNSGPEHTKSGESSKNPIEEEKSVEELLEEAEKLVRKNSNTLSKSISKSDTLVPENNQDESLSRVRQLEADIFQLIEKEVHKETEKIKRSPKNEKKRENSPGFEIVYESLSSLKPPKTLELQRRKFEEQKVEISSSSDLDDPIERHSKSEELKSTKKMEIEKENLQKEITDVDKNFFEDFLRKSKEKAEGGISGSSSFGQEDFSHFLKLLQGQNADKKEPESKEPNIVYDLFLKPTNGELSTVEGQLASGKTPEFPEKEFSEILGNELSDTNDAHEINESDSSVSERQSKQTSNSPSIAATFLKNSNKESKKSVSIDIEKKSNKNIAEDNKKSESELYTVGLTPRLELFADAIPKLMAEKLNENVKENAEKIDVAHKKSVCTEDKVDTKMENLHVAKASKTSRVDHQEVSVHSVLKKTTDVCKTDRVVNAPSNKQLKKEIRFCKSKSYDQICQPPLKTSLENIRSNKVDVSKKSVNLVSKKSPIIKPKVQSRSIPKTISKPNIFLKSKMDSAKTGSTSSLPAACKGSQLKSPDSYRKNLMAAGDSKQISMKRDWEMLYREEKHKNALLKQQLETEAKLYKSQIEEMRTSFEGELFALKKQNIILKARVDELSLNEKLLEVPAKNDTKIILLEQELEKQENLICAYETENKKLMQDTKRMQEELKNLQSKQKITVSEANDMQQLTDRVKDLQEETLKLNLEVSELKEKNVDCLLKNDDLTQQNSLLTDELEMFKEQLRAKNNFITDRLQVMSTVELELKKQLEDLSIKLSSKSEQLRVTKQELEKVQQNILPLEKELLELRVKEGNLQEKLQISKSHIEREKQLTQKLKDQVILDNKKIIDLNRQVRELERILKRKNPDSVSALILTANSEQEKIGSEKVKLLEERITSLENEIKDKEKVAQQNLIDLQKKFSDMKEKYVVQITELEAKLLEATTKEHKLYNDMFTQTTVKHVESKSIETNKRDDKASAMEEKKDPKTIKIGPKSQNAKEDAHLIATIRGLKLEITNKDKAVSKITKEYQELQKTNRRLQKEREKLLNDRRSFRSMDFDRVFRGMKNGEGNDQNSNVYQNGHVSDSQRLSSSTTKLYDPMQYTENGKNGVIKKLTNENDILKEELNKINKDFMALKSKRLHDLNLLQEEHEREMATLVKEYSVKFGDSKVVKLQGQINTQGAIISHLKEQIEKFRDYKEQVIVLKAEREHLENKVKMLTEKIKYLSTPGTEQLQLLQDKITILQQRHESXEMTLQTLIRDLLRNRSQCKDCKSEKGKNRQLCYFRQELDYILGMLQEIANVH; this is encoded by the exons ATGTCTTCGTATGCCGGAAAATCGCCGCAAATCGAAgat ttgaTCTCCTCAGAAGATGATACTTTGGGATCCTCCGTAAGTCTGAGTGTTGGGGAGAATTCGGTGcgcattaagaaaaaaatcaaacctATCAGAGAACAATTGTCTACTGATAAGAAAGATACGCAAGATAAATGGTGGTTGAAGCGACCTGAAACACGTCTAGATGTTTTAAGTGCTAAGAATGCAGATGCAAAGATGAAGCAGTCTCCTACTCCTACGTCGGATGTCAGCTCTTCTATGAAAGAGTTTCTCGAGAAGGAAAGAATGTGCAAA ATAGTATCGAAAAGCGAAGGAGAAGTGAAAGACAAAGATGATACTTTATGCGATATACTTGCATCTGTAGCTTTTGATAAATATCCATCAGATTTTGAaa ATGCTACTGATGAAGATATTGGTAGTATATTGGAAGAAATGAGCAAGATTGCTGATGCATTAAGTCCTAATTCAGGTCCCGAACATACCAAATCTGGTGAGTCTAGTAAGAATCCCATTGAAGAAGAGAAATCAGTGGAAGAATTATTAGAAGAAGCAGAGAAACTAGTGAGAAAAAACAGTAATACTTTGTCAAAAAGTATATCCAAATCTGATACTCTAGTACCAGAAAATAATCAAGATGAAAGCCTGAGTAGAGTAAGGCAATTAGAAgctgatatttttcaattaatagaaaaagaagttcataaagaaacagaaaaaataaagagaagtccgaaaaatgagaaaaaacgagaaaacaGTCCTGGATTCGAAATCGTTTATGAAAGCCTAAGCAGTTTGAAACCACCAAAAACACTGGAGCTTCAAAGAAGAAAGTTTGAAGAACAGAAAGTCGAGATATCAAGCAGTTCCGATTTGGATGATCCAATTGAGAGGCATTCCAAATCCGAAGAATTAAAGAGCACaaagaaaatggaaatagAAAAGGAGAATCTGCAGAAAGAAATCACGGACGtggacaaaaattttttcgaagaTTTCTTGAGAAAATCCAAGGAAAAGGCAGAAGGTGGAATATCTGGGAGTTCTAGTTTTGGACAAGAAGATTTTTCACACTTTTTGAAGCTGCTTCAAGGACAAAATGCGGACAAAAAGGAGCCAGAATCAAAAGAGCCTAATATAGTCTATGATCTTTTTTTGAAACCTACCAATGGCGAATTATCGACTGTAGAGGGTCAATTAGCTAGTGGCAAAACCCCGGAATTTccggaaaaagaattttctgaGATATTAGGAAATGAATTATCAGACACTAACGATGCacatgaaattaatgaaagtgATTCAAGTGTTAGCGAAAGACAATCTAAACAAACATCTAATTCTCCATCAATTGCGgcaacatttttgaaaaattctaacaaagaatctaaaaaatctgtatcaatagacatagaaaaaaaaagtaataaaaatatagcagaAGACAATAAAAAGTCTGAAAGTGAATTGTATACAGTGGGGTTAACACCAAGATTAGAATTGTTTGCGGATGCAATACCCAAACTCATggctgaaaaattaaatgaaaatgtgaAGGAGAATGCAGAAAAGATAGATGTGGCACATAAAAAATCTGTGTGCACAGAAGATAAAGTTGAtacaaaaatggaaaatttgcaTGTTGCCAAAGCATCCAAGACTTCTAGGGTAGATCATCAGGAAGTATCTGTTCATAgcgttttgaaaaaaacaacAGATGTATGTAAAACCGATCGCGTGGTTAATGCACCGAGCAATAagcaattgaaaaaagaaataagattttgTAAATCCAAGAGCTATGATCAAATATGCCAGCCTCCTCTGAAAACCTCTCTCGAAAATATCAGAAGTAATAAAGTAGACGTGTCCAAGAAATCTGTGAACCTGGTCTCTAAAAAATCACCAATAATAAAACCAAAAGTGCAATCTCGATCAATTCCTAAAACTATATCGAAACctaatatatttctgaaatcaAAAATGGATTCTGCTAAAACTGGCTCCACATCTAGTTTGCCCGCTGCGTGCAAAGGATCTCAATTGAAATCGCCTGACAGTTACAGGAAAAATTTGATGGCTGCTGGAGATTCGAAGCAAATTTCGATGAAACGTGATTGGGAGATGTTATATCGTGAGGAGAAACATAAGAATGCGCTTCTAAAACAACAACTGGAAACCGAAGCGAAGCTGTACAAAAGTCAAATCGAAGAAATGCGTACATCCTTTGAGGGTGAACTATTTGCTTTGAAGaaacagaatataattttgaaagcgAGAGTCGACGAACTTTCTCTGAACGAGAAGCTCTTGGAAGTTCCAGCTAAGAATGATACAAAAATCATTCTTCTAGAACAAGAACTAGAAAAGCAGGAGAACCTAATCTGCGCTTATGAAACTGAAAACAAGAAGTTGATGCAGGATACGAAACGAATGCAAGAGGAGCTGAAGAATTTGCAATCTAAACAGAAGATCACAGTGTCGGAGGCAAATGATATGCAACAGCTCACTGATCGGGTGAAAGATCTTCAGGAGGAGACGTTGAAGTTAAATCTCGAGGTGTCTGAATTGAAGGAGAAAAATGTCGATTGTTTGCTGAAAAATGACGATTTGACTCAACAGAACAGTTTACTAACGGACGAATTGGAAATGTTCAAGGAGCAGTTGAgagcgaaaaataattttatcacggATCGATTGCAAGTGATGAGCACCGTGGAATTAGAACTTAAGAAACAGTTAGAAGACCTGAGTATCAAATTGAGCTCAAAATCAGAACAACTGCGAGTGACGAAGCAGGAGCTGGAGAAAGttcagcaaaatatattaccttTGGAGAAGGAATTATTGGAGCTCAGAGTTAAAGAGGGGAATCTTCAGGAGAAGTTGCAAATAAGCAAGAGTCACATCGAACGTGAGAAGCAGTTGACCCAGAAACTCAAAGATCAAGTTATTCTGgataataagaaaatcatAGATCTAAATAGGCAAGTGCGCGAGTTGGAGCGTATACTTAAGAGGAAGAATCCAGATTCGGTTTCAGCTCTCATACTGACTGCTAATTCGGAACAGGAAAAGATTGGTTCCGAGAAAGTAAAACTTCTGGAAGAAAGAATAACGAGTCTTGAGAACGAGATTAAAGACAAGGAGAAAGTCGcgcaacaaaatttaattgactTACAGAAAAAATTCTCCGACATGAAGGAGAAATACGTGGTTCAGATAACGGAATTGGAGGCGAAACTTTTGGAAGCTACCACAAAGGAACACAAGTTGTATAATGACATGTTCACGCAGACGACAGTCAAGCATGTCGAGAGCAAGAGTATAGAAACTAATAAGAGAGATGATAAAGCTTCAGCGatggaagagaagaaagatcCAAAAACGATTAAGATTGGACCAAAATCTCAAAATGCAAAAGAGGACGCACATCTTATCGCCACTATAAGAGgcttaaaattagaaataacgAATAAAGATAAAGCAGTTTCGAAGATAACCAAGGAGTATCAGGAGTTACAGAAGACGAACCGTAGATTGCAGAAAGAACGGGAGAAATTATTGAATGATCGGAGGAGCTTCAGAAGCATGGATTTTGATAGGGTATTTCGAGGAATGAAAAACGGTGAGGGAAATGATCAGAATTCGAATGTCTATCAGAATGGACATGTTTCTGACTCGCAAAGACTGTCGTCGTCGACAACAAAGTTGTATGATCCAATGCAGTATACGGAAAATGGCAAGAACGGAGTTATCAAAAAGTTAACTAATGAAAATGACATTTTGAAAGAAGAACTGAACAAGATAAACAAGGACTTTATGGCTCTAAAGAGCAAGAGGCTACATGATTTGAATCTCTTGCAGGAGGAACACGAACGGGAAATGGCTACTCTTGTGAAAGAATACAGCGTCAAATTTGGAGACTCTAAAGTGGTAAAGTTACAG ggCCAGATTAATACTCAGGGAGCGATCATATCGCATTTAAAAGAACAGATCGAAAAGTTTAGGGACTACAAGGAGCAAGTAATTGTGCTAAAGGCCGAAAGAGAACATCTGGAGAATAAAGTGAAAATGCTGACCGAGAAAATCAAGTACTTATCAACGCCG GGAACGGAACAATTGCAGTTGCTGCAGGATAAAATTACGATTCTCCAGCAACGGCATGAGAG AGAAATGACCTTGCAGACTTTAATTCGCGATTTATTGAGGAATCGATCGCAATGCAAGGACTGTAAAAGTGAAAAGGGCAAGAATCGGCAGCTTTGTTACTTTCGACAAGagcttgattatattttaggaATGCTACAGGAGATCGCTAACGTCCATTAA
- the LOC126848504 gene encoding uncharacterized protein LOC126848504 yields MPRERGGMETLESSRVCRLCGQQSGISINIFDKSENHVRKINAVLPIMVHEMDLLPKQMCHRCSYKLEEFHKFYVDCLKTDSALKSQLSWMRKGRGKEKIGVPMVHIENVKIKAESLDYDVYELEPLIENMEYINSMNSMALPADGIHNGLTYATLSRCCCDKKDQSKARRTAEFCQNYRKSVSKCDEIAADSRKRTLENTAAKIKPIKKNTFTQAMFPDCPQNRLSCVEAIGNARDRLVADTNAKDVFSVKTRNRSYGLEAVSRNEVTSKNTIVRNLRPRNNLVNYALDKRRTIMQNLKPKKNLVDYASNKKRMSIDVDSGPSVASNSDISNPKTTFASNFTLTRQIKVEQMDELEGRSLRPRKNVVDYQEPKMRKVSDYRAKRRKVEGTEQNSKLHLKNENEFAPKLKIKQEILDDPEDTVFSETTNAISQLPNNSLADLPAKVEALTSDNDISLQDDMSDYFKSSHSQLRNKFQLAKRKSLSTIMKNSLVKTKIYRLPAANYSPKCLRSQDAFLRNGKTRKNDYMEWSVKKLQTKKLMDIVNKSAKIKPAMVKLAKTIKHYCETCNVSFKNKELFRLHRCYYD; encoded by the exons ATGCCGAGAGAGCGCGGCGGCATGGAGACCCTGGAGTCGAGCCGCGTGTGCCGCCTGTGCGGCCAGCAGTCGGGCATCTCCATCAACATCTTCGACAAGAGTGAGAACCACGTCAGAAAGATCAACGCCGTGCTACCGATCATG GTGCACGAGATGGATCTACTGCCGAAGCAGATGTGTCATCGGTGTAGCTACAAGCTGGAGGAGTTCCATAAGTTCTACGTGGACTGCCTGAAGACGGACTCGGCGCTCAAAAGTCAATTGTCGTGGATGCGAAAGGGCCGGGGCAAGGAGAAGATCGGTGTACCGATGGTGCATATTGAGAACGTGAAGATCAAGGCGGAGTCGCTTGATTACGACGTATATGAGCTGGAACCACTGATAGAGAACATGGAGTATATCAACTCGATGAATTCGATGGCACTTCCTGCCGATGGAATTCACAACGGATTGACATATGCGACACTTTCGCGATGTTGCTGTGATAAGAAGGACCAAAGTAAAGCAAGAAGGACCGCGGAATTCTGTCagaattatagaaaatctGTATCTAAATGCGACGAGATCGCGGCCGACTCGCGGAAAAGGACTCTCGAGAACACTGCCGCCAAAATAAAACCGATCAAGAAGAATACTTTTACGCAAGCGATGTTTCCAGATTGTCCGCAGAATCGTCTTTCTTGCGTCGAAGCTATAGGGAATGCGCGAGATCGTTTGGTCGCAGATACGAACGCCAAAGATGTATTCTCCGTGAAGACGCGAAACCGTTCTTACGGTCTCGAAGCGGTTTCTAGAAATGAAGTAACTTCGAAAAACACGATAGTGCGGAATTTGAGACCCAGGAACAATTTGGTGAACTATGCATTAGATAAAAGGAGAacgataatgcaaaatttgaaacCCAAGAAAAATCTAGTAGACTATGCGTCgaataagaaaagaatgtCGATCGATGTTGATTCGGGACCATCTGTAGCAAGCAACTCGGATATTTCTAATCCGAAAACAACGTTCGCGTCAAACTTTACGTTGACTCGACAGATCAAGGTGGAACAAATGGACGAGTTAGAAGGACGTAGCTTAAGACCAAGAAAGAATGTCGTGGATTATCAGGAACCGAAAATGAGGAAAGTATCAGATTACCGCGCGAAGAGACGCAAAGTGGAAGGTACGGAGCAGAACTCGAAGCtgcatttgaaaaatgaaaatgaatttgCTCCGAAGCTCAAGATAAAACAGGAAATTTTGGACGATCCGGAAGACACGGTGTTCAGTGAAACAACCAACGCGATATCTCAATTACCGAATAACTCGCTCGCCGATTTACCCGCGAAAGTCGAAGCACTGACAAGCGATAACGATATCAGTTTACAAGATGATATGTCAGATTATTTCAAGTCGAGTCATTCAcaattacgaaataaatttcagttAGCCAAGCGAAAATCGTTGTCCACCATCATGAAAAATAGCCTGGTGAAGACGAAGATCTATCGATTGCCAGCGGCGAATTATTCGCCAAAATGCCTGAGGAGTCAGGATGCTTTCCTGAGAAATGGCAAGACGAGAAAGAATGATTATATGGAATGGTCagtgaaaaaattacaaacgaAGAAACTGATGGACATAGTTAACAAAAGCGCAAAGATAAAGCCAGCGATGGTAAAGCTGGCCAAGACCATTAAACACTACTGCGAAACGTGCAACGTCAGCTTTAAGAACAAGGAATTGTTCAGACTACATAGATGCTACTACGATTGA
- the LOC126848498 gene encoding zinc finger CCCH domain-containing protein 13-like has translation MRRTRHVVLPVRSWQYIGLLIVSLACLTLGLVSRDREGHSGSLAGPELTHRAPHEVDACPNLNPFAQVSAEHLITEPEKAAKPINDHEIKVSKSPISRRLSRSLSLDRLSRIGSRKIEERSSSNLRAIERLSRSRTRVSDNESVNRLRESRFRTIVESHNARNSYDPVTRLSRSQDLSNRATDRRSIVRDLERRVADRTNSRSRSTERRELNEIARWQNRVDRSVGRQNFPNLQARMNDRRSLSMERRESSEINRQESRDVLAARREYRDLRRTRVDHRSEMRERRVRSVERRDAERSNRREDRERLLKARSEDIARGDIDRNNNLNRRNRKRSLDTRRALLDRVANQERRVSSVRNSRKDLVRSNDRRSQFRSMDRMNDFDRETLNRRVRSVESNIERSSRLSSERRSLARSAEINRIDHQRIENRLTGRRSLDRMTSRVPSENVRRERINRSQRIVSQRDSRGNVARDNSIINLVRSVYESEDISSRERRDRHIRSSRSVDRNSMYRREFAKIKESRDRRSHDSSTEQRDLIPERRERTNRVYRSREERRIVPQQSREQIGRLSRRAPERRVLERRDLRRSSERKIDENARSREASRMTDRRLERNSELRISHGRILEKRSTPNSRKSFERRIDDSSRLREGSRMQNRHVERNSEPRDTISIRMMDRRANRAAAYDRRIVHSLEKRWDARRDQQVRSLEERRARSAENRFTESLEKDSIRQFRHRLSNLNVKDSSRLTSLRRVIRASQVPEQNRQQRTLSAERMVSRITSNDRLSAKWEKNSQDASVEKTGAKIVLKSMDYELFKYPATYDFMKQAVVVALCTVYGLSLYNGKKTLIGNNMVQQMQRFIVW, from the exons ATGCGACGTACACGTCACGTAGTGTTGCCCGTACGATCTTGGCAATACATTGGACTCTTAATAGTATCGCTCGCATGTCTGACGCTAGGACTAGTGTCTAGGGATAGGGAAGGACATTCTGGTAGCCTCGCAGGACCTGAACTCACGCATCGAGCTCCCCATGA GGTGGACGCCTGTCCAAACTTAAATCCTTTCGCCCAAGTGTCTGCTGAACATCTGATCACCGAACCGGAAAAAGCTGCCAAACCAATTAACGATCATGAAATTAAAGTATCCAAATCACCTATATCTCGAAGACTCTCTCGATCTTTGAGTCTCGATCGCTTGTCTAGAATCGGTTCGCGGAAGATTGAAGAACGATCGTCCTCAAATCTAAGGGCGATTGAGAGGCTCTCAAGATCCAGGACTCGCGTATCTGACAACGAATCCGTCAACCGGCTTCGAGAATCGCGATTTAGGACCATCGTGGAATCCCACAATGCCAGAAACTCGTACGATCCCGTCACTCGGCTGTCTCGATCGCAAGATTTATCCAACCGAGCGACCGATCGTCGTTCCATCGTGCGAGATTTGGAACGTCGTGTGGCCGATCGTACGAATTCCCGATCACGATCCACGGAACGACGCGAGCTCAACGAAATCGCGCGTTGGCAAAATCGCGTCGATCGATCGGTGGGTCGACAAAATTTTCCCAATCTTCAGGCTCGTATGAACGATCGCAGATCACTCTCAATGGAACGACGAGAATCGAGTGAAATCAATCGGCAAGAATCGCGCGATGTTCTAGCTGCTCGTCGCGAATACCGAGATTTGAGACGAACTCGCGTGGACCATCGATCTGAGATGCGCGAACGTAGAGTACGATCTGTCGAACGTCGAGATGCGGAACGATCGAATCGTCGCGAAGATCGCGAAAGACTCCTGAAGGCTCGTTCGGAAGATATCGCACGAGGAGATATTGATCGTAACAACAATCTGAATCGCCGAAACCGGAAACGATCCCTTGACACCCGCCGCGCCCTTCTCGATCGCGTTGCTAATCAAGAACGCCGTGTTTCGAGTGTCAGGAATTCTCGTAAAGATCTCGTTAGATCCAATGATCGTCGATCGCAGTTTCGATCGATGGATCGGATGAACGATTTCGATCGCGAGACACTTAACAGGCGAGTCAGATCGGTTGAATCGAACATCGAGAGATCTAGTAGATTGTCCTCTGAACGTAGATCTTTGGCTCGATCTGCGGAAATAAATCGTATCGACCACCAAAGGATTGAGAATCGTCTTACCGGTCGAAGATCTCTCGATCGAATGACGTCGCGAGTTCCGTCTGAAAACGTACGTCGAGAAAGGATAAATCGTTCGCAGAGGATCGTAAGCCAACGTGATTCGCGCGGGAACGTTGCGAgagataattctattattaatctaGTACGTTCAGTTTACGAATCCGAAGACATTTCGAGTCGGGAACGAAGAGACAGACATATTCGATCTTCCCGTTCCGTAGATCGTAATTCGATGTATCGTCGGGAATTTGCGAAGATCAAAGAGTCTAGAGATCGCAGATCGCACGATTCTTCAACGGAGCAACGAGATTTAATTCCGGAACGACGAGAAAGGACGAACCGCGTGTATCGATCTCGCGAGGAACGAAGGATTGTCCCGCAGCAATCTCGCGAACAAATTGGACGATTGTCTAGGAGAGCTCCGGAAAGACGAGTATTAGAGCGACGCGATTTACGAAGATCGTCTGAGCGAAAAATCGACGAGAACGCGAGATCGCGCGAAGCATCCAGGATGACAGACCGACGTCTAGAACGAAACTCGGAGTTGCGAATTTCTCATGGAAGGATTTTGGAAAAACGATCTACTCCTAACTCACGAAAATCATTCGAGCGAAGGATCGACGACAGCTCGAGATTGCGCGAAGGATCCAGGATGCAAAATCGTCACGTGGAACGTAACTCTGAACCGCGTGATACAATCTCGATACGAATGATGGATCGCAGAGCGAATAGAGCAGCAGCTTACGATAGAAGAATCGTTCATTCATTGGAAAAGAGATGGGATGCGCGACGCGATCAACAGGTCAGAAGCCTGGAGGAGCGTCGAGCTCGATCAGCCGAAAATCGATTTACCGAATCTCTTGAAAAAGATTCTATTAGACAATTTCGTCACAGATTATCGAATCTGAATGTCAAGGATTCATCGCGACTCACCTCTCTTCGTCGAGTCATCAGAGCTTCTCAAGTTCCTGAACAAAATCGCCAACAACGAACATTGTCTGCGGAGAGAATGGTTTCTAGGATCACATCTAATGATCGATTGTCCGCAAAAtgggaaaaaaattctcaagacGCAAGCGTCGAGAAAACTGGAGCAAAAATCGTTCTCAAGTCAATGGACTACGAACTTTTCAAGTATCCTGCGACGTATGACTTTATGAAACAAGCTGTCGTCGTGGCACTTTGCACCGTTTACGGACTTTCTCTCTATAATGGCAAAAAGACTCTTATTGG CAACAATATGGTACAGCAAATGCAACGTTTCATAGTCTggtaa
- the LOC126848510 gene encoding pre-mRNA-splicing factor Syf2, giving the protein MDDAEPSGSSTQSLTAKYQEKMKRLRELHAKRNEARMQNHKEVVEEDKRNKLPTNWESRKRQAEWIMQDEAARKEAEAKGEDYERMKLLNIEATEAERIARKKRSKQNPDPGFSDYEQAAIRSYNRLVKNIKPNMETYEEAKKKLGPAFYGDRNTILHGLHEDKKEAIDKMVTNLEKQIAKREKYSRRRMHNDDADIDYINERNAKFNQKLERFYGEYTRETKLNLERGTAI; this is encoded by the exons ATGGATGATGCTGAACCGAGTGGATCGTCTACGCAATCGCTGACagcaaaatatcaagaaaaaatgaaacgaCTCAGGGAACTTCACGCTAAGAGG AATGAAGCCAGAATGCAGAATCACAAAGAAGTTGTAGAGGAGGATAAAAGGAACAAGCTACCTACCAATTGGGAGTCTCGCAAAAGACAGGCTGAATGGATAATGCAGGACGAAGCTGCTAGGAAAGAAGCAGAGGCTAAA GGCGAAGATTACGAACGAATGAAATTGTTGAATATTGAAGCCACAGAAGCGGAGAGAATAGctagaaaaaagagaagcaaACAAAATCCAGACCCAGGTTTCTCAGATTATGAACAAGCAGCGATACGATCATATAATAGATTGGTGAAGAATATCAAACCAAACATGGAAACATACGAAGAAGCAAAGAAGAAATTAGGGCCTGCCTTTTATGGGGACCGAAATACAATATTGCATGGTTTGcatgaagataaaaaagaagcgATAGACAAAATGGTCACCAATTTGGAAAAGCA GAtcgcaaagagagaaaaatatagcaGGCGCAGAATGCATAACGACGACGCGGATATCGATTACATCAATGAACGTAATGCAAAATTCAATCAAAAACTGGAAAGATTTTATGGAGAGTATACCCGGGAGACAAAGTTAAATTTGGAGAGGGGTACAGCTATATAA